In one window of Macadamia integrifolia cultivar HAES 741 chromosome 2, SCU_Mint_v3, whole genome shotgun sequence DNA:
- the LOC122090771 gene encoding protein SUPPRESSOR OF MAX2 1-like encodes MRTGLSTIQQTLTPEAASVLNHSITEAARRNHGQTTPLHVAATLLASPSGYLRQACIRSHPNSSHPLQCRALELCFSVALERLPSAQNLYPGMDPPISNALMASLKRAQAHQRRGCPEQQQQPLLAVKVELEQFIVSILDDPSVSRVMREASFSSPAVKATIEQSLNASSSINSSTVGGGLGCRPAQLGDRNLYLNPRLQQQKESSPRSGQQRSEELKRAIDTLLRAKKRNPIFVGESEVEDVVRELLQRIQRREVGDGTLGNVQVISLEKDFGSDRTQIPMKLKELEVAVETRIGSGCSNGGGLILDLGDLNWLVEQPSFGVQDSVQIQQKIVSETGRVAVAEMAKLLARFSESCGGRLWLIGTATCETYLRCQVYHPSMENDWDLQAVPITAINPHPGVFPRLGGNGILSSSVECLTPLKSFPTAPLAIPICWYENFDPAQRMSCCPLCMANYEQELAKLVAKEFEKSSSDGKAEAAKSPLPPWLQMANTNIVKDQMQAKYQELTWKYKTQELQNKWNDTCLHLHLNFHRSISSDRITPSALSMTSLCNSKLIPRQPFLPTLSLTRNLGGTMLMNQRQPLNQHSERVVTPTGSPLQTDLVLGWPKIYENSPEMDHSERIKDFDGCISPQNQENLTDFHKEKSISPLDADSFKRLFKGLTEKVGWQPEAASAVATTVTRCKSGNIKQRRTGAMGGTWLFFVGPDRIGKKKMASALPELVWSSNPVTIRFGLWSNDDEESNKNFRGMTVLDRIAETVRRNPFSLIVLEDIDRADMLVHGGIKRAMERGRLADSHGREVSLGNTIFILTSSWLPENLKNMSNCLPIAEEKLVTAAGNDWQLKLCVCMKTSKRRVDWLHDDGRIAKPRKDSGPGLSFDLNEAADAEDDGGEWSHNSSDMTVEHEHENNLVNVQSSTTLASHELCSSPTPFFYELLNFSDETIAFKPVDFGLIRRKAASTIVSRFAAIVGDKWFIEVDTETLEKIVGGVWFSQTEVEEWADKVLAPSFHQLKASLSSAAISRDNAVIRLLWVGDSETRHSEDWLPGKIEVVVEGI; translated from the exons ATGAGAACTGGTCTGAGTACAATCCAGCAAACACTTACCCCGGAAGCGGCCAGCGTTCTGAATCACTCAATCACCGAAGCAGCTCGTCGAAATCACGGCCAAACCACACCACTCCATGTTGCCGCGACGCTTTTGGCCTCCCCTTCTGGGTACCTTAGACAAGCCTGTATTCGATCTCATCCTAACTCATCACACCCACTTCAATGCAGAGCACTCGAGCTTTGCTTCAGTGTCGCCCTCGAGCGACTCCCTTCAGCTCAGAACCTCTATCCTGGTATGGATCCTCCAATCTCCAATGCTCTCATGGCTTCTCTCAAGCGTGCTCAAGCCCATCAACGCAGAGGCTGCCCGGAGCAGCAACAACAACCCCTTTTAGCCGTAAAGGTCGAGCTCGAGCAGTTCATTGTGTCGATCCTTGATGACCCAAGTGTGAGTCGAGTCATGCGAGAGGCTAGCTTCTCTAGCCCTGCTGTTAAGGCTACCATTGAACAGTCTCTGAATGCTTCAAGCTCCATTAATTCATCCACAGTTGGTGGTGGATTGGGGTGTCGCCCAGCACAGTTGGGGGATAGGAATCTTTATCTGAATCCCAGGTTGCAGCAGCAAAAGGAGAGTTCACCTCGATCTGGGCAGCAGAGAAGCGAAGAGTTGAAGAGGGCTATTGATACTCTATTGAGGGCTAAGAAGAGGAACCCAATTTTTGTCGGTGAATCTGAGGTTGAAGATGTGGTGAGAGAGCTGTTGCAGAGGATTCAGAGGAGAGAGGTCGGTGATGGGACTCTCGGGAATGTTCAAGTGATCTCTTTGGAAAAGGATTTTGGTTCTGATAGAACCCAGATCCCTATGAAGCTCAAGGAATTAGAAGTTGCGGTGGAGACTCGAATTGGTAGTGGCTGCAGTAACGGTGGTGGTTTAATTCTTGATTTGGGTGATCTGAATTGGCTTGTGGAGCAGCCGAGTTTTGGAGTTCAGGATTCTGTGCAGATACAGCAAAAGATTGTATCAGAGACAGGGAGGGTTGCAGTTGCAGAGATGGCTAAGCTGTTGGCTAGATTCAGTGAGAGCTGTGGTGGCCGGTTATGGTTGATTGGAACGGCTACCTGTGAGACTTATCTGAGGTGCCAGGTTTATCATCCTTCAATGGAGAATGACTGGGATCTGCAGGCTGTTCCAATTACAGCAATAAACCCTCATCCAGGCGTGTTTCCAAG GCTTGGAGGCAATGGGATTTTGAGCAGCTCAGTTGAGTGTCTCACCCCACTGAAGAGCTTCCCAACTGCACCACTTGCTATTCCAATATGCTGGTATGAAAACTTTGATCCTGCTCAGAGGATGAGCTGTTGTCCTCTATGTATGGCGAATTATGAGCAAGAGCTAGCAAAACTTGTAGCAAAGGAGTTCGAGAAATCCTCCTCTGATGGAAAAGCAGAAGCAGCTAAGTCACCATTACCACCGTGGTTACAGATGGCGAATACAAATATTGTCAAGGATCAAATGCAG GCCAAGTATCAAGAACTGACATGGAAGTATAAAACTCAAGAATTGCAAAATAAATGGAATGATACTTGCTTGCATCTTCATCTAAATTTCCATCGAAGTATCAGCTCTGATCGAATCACTCCTTCTGCCCTCTCGATGACATCCTTGTGCAATTCAAAGCTGATTCCACGACAACCTTTCCTCCCCACTTTATCACTAACCAGAAATCTTGGAGGAACAATGCTAATGAACCAGAGACAACCATTGAATCAACATTCAGAACGCGTGGTAACTCCGACGGGAAGCCCTCTACAGACAGACCTTGTTCTTGGGTGGCCAAAGATATATGAGAATTCACCAGAGATGGACCACAGTGAGCGCATAAAAGACTTTGATGGCTGCATCTCTCCACAAAATCAAGAGAATCTCACAGATTTTCACAAGGAGAAATCTATTAGCCCATTGGATGCTGATTCATTCAAGAGGCTTTTTAAGGGTTTGACAGAGAAGGTTGGGTGGCAGCCGGAGGCAGCATCTGCAGTGGCTACTACTGTAACTCGGTGCAAATCAGGCAACATAAAGCAGCGTCGTACTGGGGCAATGGGAGGGACATGGTTATTTTTTGTGGGTCCAGATAGGATTGGCAAGAAGAAGATGGCATCAGCTCTGCCGGAGCTGGTATGGAGTTCCAATCCAGTCACTATCCGTTTCGGTTTATGGTCTAATGACGATGAGGAATCAAATAAGAATTTCCGTGGGATGACAGTGTTGGATCGAATAGCAGAAACTGTTAGGAGGAACCCCTTCTCTCTAATTGTGCTTGAAGACATTGATCGAGCAGATATGCTTGTCCATGGGGGCATCAAACGGGCAATGGAACGAGGTCGGCTTGCAGATTCCCATGGCCGTGAGGTCAGTCTTGGCAACACAATTTTCATCTTAACATCCAGTTGGTTGCCGGAAAATCTCAAGAACATGTCAAATTGTCTTCCAATTGCTGAGGAGAAGCTTGTGACAGCTGCTGGTAATGATTGGCAGTTAAAATTATGTGTGTGTATGAAAACTAGCAAGCGGCGGGTCGATTGGCTGCATGATGATGGCCGGATTGCAAAGCCCAGGAAAGATTCAGGTCCTGGTCTATCATTTGATTTGAATGAAGCAGCTGATGCTGAAGATGATGGAGGAGAGTGGTCACACAATTCTAGTGACATGACAGTTGAGCATGAACATGAAAACAACCTTGTGAATGTGCAGTCTTCCACAACACTGGCTTCACATGAGCTGTGCTCTTCCCCAACACCATTTTTCTATGAGCTACTCAATTTTTCCGATGAAACCATTGCCTTCAAACCCGTTGACTTTGGCCTGATACGGAGAAAAGCTGCCAGCACCATTGTCTCACGATTTGCAGCCATTGTTGGGGATAAATGGTTCATTGAAGTGGATACTGAGACACTAGAGAAGATTGTGGGTGGTGTTTGGTTCAGCCAGACTGAAGTGGAAGAGTGGGCAGATAAGGTTTTGGCACCAAGCTTTCACCAGCTGAAAGCTAGCTTATCTTCAGCTGCAATTTCAAGAGACAATGCTGTTATTCGGCTTCTCTGGGTTGGGGACTCAGAGACACGACATAGTGAGGATTGGTTGCCTGGTAAGATCGAAGTGGTTGTAGAAGGGATATGA